The following are from one region of the Arachis duranensis cultivar V14167 chromosome 10, aradu.V14167.gnm2.J7QH, whole genome shotgun sequence genome:
- the LOC107470531 gene encoding uncharacterized protein LOC107470531 yields the protein MPRPNAQTQDDVLDKNLHPTTKNTQRPDITSDQPNVPTNSPKVTFEEPPRIIQPPNAPTEPNLPAYQPSSIPSPPLEKTPPHPQPSHVPVVSEETGHQNPVSAEVTPTVDKGPEESNEVFTQYIPQPCNEPDSQEHSIQNEKKTPCERGQSSS from the coding sequence ATGCCTAGACCAAATGCCCAAACACAAGATGATGTGCTGGACAAAAATCTCCATCCTACCACAAAAAACACACAACGACCAGATATAACCAGTGATCAACCAAATGTACCCACGAATTCACCAAAAGTAACTTTCGAAGAGCCACCAAGGATCATTCAGCCCCCAAATGCACCCACTGAACCTAATTTACCTGCATATCAACCCAGCTCTATACCGTCGCCACCCTTGGAGAAGACTCCTCCACACCCTCAACCATCACATGTACCAGTTGTAAGTGAAGAAACTGGACACCAAAATCCAGTTTCTGCAGAAGTTACTCCCACAGTTGATAAAGGGCCTGAAGAATCTAATGAGGTTTTCACACAATACATCCCACAGCCTTGCAATGAACCAGACTCTCAGGAGCATAGCATCCAAAATGAGAAGAAAACACCATGTGAAAGGGGTCAATCCAGCAGTTAA
- the LOC110276934 gene encoding uncharacterized protein LOC110276934, which yields MLLRNIDQTSGLCNGTRLIVNILGSNVIGAAVVTGRNIGDKVYIPRMNLIPSDSGLPFKFQRRQFSLTVCFAMTINMSRGQSLSHVRLYLSKSVFTHGQLYVALSGVKSRSGLRVLILNEDGNPKSSITNV from the coding sequence ATGCTACTGCGAAACATAGACCAGACTTCAGGTTTATGCAACGGGACAAGATTAATAGTTAACATACTTGGCAGCAACGTAATTGGAGCGGCGGTAGTGACCGGTAGAAATATTGGAGATAAAGTGTACATTccaagaatgaacttgatcccttCAGATTCAGGATTGCCATTTAAGTTCCAACGGAGACAATTTTCATTAACAGTATGCTTTGCAATGACCATTAACATGAGTCGGGGTCAATCATTATCACATGTACGGCTTTATTTGTCAAAATCAGTGTTCACCCATGGACAACTTTATGTTGCTTTGTCAGGAGTTAAGAGTCGCAGTGGCCTCAGGGTTTTAATTCTAAACGAAGACGGCAATCCAAAGTCATCAATAACAAATGTCTAA
- the LOC107470530 gene encoding uncharacterized protein LOC107470530, giving the protein MRRDQRSPKQDSILSSQYVVCEGRYNCRFEALDRTLRNLMSVTDQHKTHQTFGGKIVVLRGDFRQILPVIPKGSRHDILASAINSSHLWSFCKVLKLHTNMRLLMSSSNQDEGEMKIFANWILDVGNENIGSVVGDELEVKIPDDLLITTTDDPLSHLVDFAYPNLLQNILDYRYFQNRAILAPTLKSVEKVNDFVLTVFPRMEKEYLSSDTTCQADENEDVKQEWFTPEFLNDIKCSELLNHKLTLKQESL; this is encoded by the coding sequence ATGAGGAGAGATCAGAGAAGTCCAAAACAGGATTCAATTTTGAGTTCTCAATATGTTGTATGCGAGGGAAGGTACAACTGCCGTTTTGAAGCACTTGATCGGACGCTCAGGAATCTTATGTCAGTTACCGATCAACATAAGACACATCAAACATTTGGTGGTAAGATTGTTGTTCTAAGAGGTGATTTCAGACAGATACTTCCGGTGATTCCGAAAGGAAGTAGACACGATATATTAGCATCCGCTATTAACTCATCCCATCTGTGGTCATTTTGTAAGGTTCTGAAACTGCATACGAATATGAGGCTTCTAATGTCTTCTTCGAATCAAGATGAAGGTGAAATGAAGATATTTGCTAATTGGATACTTGATGTTGGAAATGAAAATATTGGCTCTGTTGTTGGTGATGAATTAGAAGTTAAAATTCCAGATGATCTATTGATTACAACTACTGATGATCCTCTCTCTCATTTGGTAGACTTTGCATATCCAAATTTGTTGCAAAACATATTAGATTACAGGTATTTTCAGAATAGAGCAATTCTTGCACCCACACTTAAGAGTGTCGAGAAGGTAAACGATTTTGTCTTAACAGTCTTTCCaaggatggaaaaggagtaTTTGAGCTCTgacacaacatgtcaagctgatGAGAATGAAGATGTAAAACAAGAGTGGTTCACACCAGAGTTTCTAAATGACATCAAATGTTCGGAACTCCTCAATCACAAGTTGACTTTGAAGCAGGAGTCGCTGTAA